A genomic region of Magnolia sinica isolate HGM2019 chromosome 6, MsV1, whole genome shotgun sequence contains the following coding sequences:
- the LOC131250170 gene encoding pectinesterase inhibitor-like, which yields MSTLPLKFLLVLFFQFFMSQSSNIEILPKVKEMVRDSCKQTRNYNQCVDALENDTSIRYDDQVSFTKRILEVTMATANELHRESNSWKQKSGLEEKMIQALETCSSEYGEALDGLKQAIQAMDSKDYKTAYSYAGRAINAADGCTQEFEESQQKMPFAENNEVLNQMATVAVDLISLF from the coding sequence ATGTCGACTCTTCCTTTGAAGTTCCTCCTCGTTCTCTTTTTCCAATTCTTCATGTCTCAGTCCTCTAACATTGAAATCCTCCCGAAGGTGAAGGAGATGGTTCGTGATTCCTGTAAACAAACCAGGAACTACAACCAATGCGTGGATGCTCTCGAAAACGATACTAGCATTCGTTATGATGATCAGGTTTCCTTCACGAAGAgaatactcgaggtcactatggcgACTGCTAATGAACTACACAGAGAGTCGAATTCGTGGAAGCAGAAGTCGGGCCTTGAAGAGAAGATGATCCAGGCCTTGGAGACTTGCTCTAGCGAGTATGGGGAAGCCCTAGATGGGTTGAAGCAAGCAATACAAGCAATGGACTCTAAAGACTACAAAACTGCTTACTCATACGCTGGTCGGGCAATAAACGCAGCAGACGGATGCACTCAAGAGTTTGAGGAGAGTCAGCAGAAAATGCCCTTCGCTGAGAATAATGAAGTTTTAAATCAGATGGCCACCGTCGCTGTAGATCTCATTTCACTTTTTTAG
- the LOC131250171 gene encoding large ribosomal subunit protein eL43z-like yields the protein MTKRTKKAGIVGKYGTRYGASLRKQIKKTEVSQHAKYFCEFCGKYAVKRKAVGIWGCKDCGKVKAGGAYTLNTASAVTVRSTIRRLREQTEG from the coding sequence ATGACCAAGCGTACGAAGAAGGCTGGGATCGTCGGCAAGTATGGCACGAGATATGGTGCCAGCTTGAGGAAGCAGATCAAGAAGACGGAAGTGAGCCAGCATGCAAAATACTTCTGCGAGTTTTGTGGGAAGTACGCAGTTAAGAGAAAGGCTGTTGGAATCTGGGGTTGCAAGGACTGTGGCAAAGTTAAAGCTGGAGGTGCTTACACATTGAATACTGCGAGCGCTGTAACTGTGAGGAGCACAATCCGACGGTTGAGGGAGCAGACCGAGGGATGA